A part of Propioniciclava coleopterorum genomic DNA contains:
- a CDS encoding zinc-dependent metalloprotease, whose translation MTALPHIDARVPGALGAALAPPGPALSPSEAAEVAGSLRAALAASVAPVAAVTGLGDVASGPMLVVDRASWIRANADMALTMLAEGAQESWPQPGGMLEKISGRFNGAQLGGMLALLSSRILGQYLPFAAEPKLVVVAPNVVKVERELGVDPADFRLWVCLHEQTHRLQFARAPWLRAHLIERVGRLLRADEAPRRGRPHTLIEAVTTPEQQRILEDVTAVMSLLEGYADDMMDRVGPDVVPSVATIRRRFEKRRGRGGWTKALNKLMAMDLKLAQYRDGARFCRAVIGRVGVDGLNRVYDAPEFLPTPADIADPARWVARVHG comes from the coding sequence ATGACAGCGCTGCCTCACATCGACGCCCGCGTCCCCGGTGCGCTCGGAGCGGCCCTCGCGCCCCCCGGCCCGGCGCTGTCGCCGTCGGAGGCGGCCGAGGTCGCCGGCTCGCTGCGGGCCGCGCTGGCGGCGTCCGTGGCGCCCGTCGCCGCCGTGACGGGCCTGGGCGACGTCGCCTCGGGCCCGATGCTGGTGGTCGACCGCGCCTCCTGGATCCGCGCCAACGCCGACATGGCGCTGACCATGCTCGCCGAGGGCGCGCAGGAGTCCTGGCCGCAGCCCGGCGGGATGCTCGAGAAGATCTCCGGCCGGTTCAACGGCGCCCAGCTCGGCGGGATGCTGGCGCTGCTGTCGTCCCGCATCCTCGGCCAGTACCTCCCGTTCGCGGCCGAGCCCAAGCTCGTCGTCGTCGCCCCCAACGTCGTCAAGGTCGAGCGGGAACTCGGCGTCGATCCCGCCGACTTCCGGCTCTGGGTCTGCCTGCACGAGCAGACCCACCGCCTGCAGTTCGCCCGCGCCCCGTGGCTGCGGGCCCACCTCATCGAGCGGGTGGGGCGGCTGCTGCGGGCCGACGAGGCCCCGCGCCGCGGGCGTCCGCACACGCTGATCGAGGCCGTGACGACGCCCGAGCAGCAGCGCATCCTGGAGGACGTCACCGCCGTCATGAGCCTCCTGGAGGGGTACGCCGACGACATGATGGACCGCGTCGGCCCCGACGTGGTGCCGAGCGTCGCCACGATCCGGCGCCGGTTCGAGAAGCGGCGCGGCCGCGGCGGCTGGACCAAGGCGCTCAACAAGCTGATGGCGATGGACCTCAAGCTGGCCCAGTACCGCGACGGCGCCCGGTTCTGCCGCGCCGTCATCGGCCGGGTCGGCGTGGACGGCCTCAACCGCGTCTACGACGCGCCGGAGTTCCTGCCGACCCCCGCCGACATCGCCGACCCGGCGCGCTGGGTCGCCCGCGTCCACGGCTGA
- the dacB gene encoding D-alanyl-D-alanine carboxypeptidase/D-alanyl-D-alanine endopeptidase, which translates to MSAARRARGRAGWVWPTLVWIVALTLVAATAALQVVIRPQLADDPLVGGGRLDRPATAAAPTAVLPELAAPTREVDAATLTARLQALPRDGLGDVAGLVVDARTGAELFRTGAGAKTPASSMKVLSGAVALDVLGADTRFETRSYLTGDGRLILRGGGDPLLASAHQDAYPHAASLQDLAAQTAAALQARGVSAVTLGYDAGLFGGPAWNPHWPETFATSVAPITALTVDHARPDRASWTRSPDPARLAADTFAGQLAAHGITVSGTAPAATPSDATELAAVASLPVGVLVERVLGDSDNDAAETLLWHVALARGRAATPEDGAAVLAAELSRLGLWSDGMVAHDGNGISGDNQVTPDALVGAVRLGLERPDLRHLITGLPVAGVTGTLYERFEGADALAGRGMVRAKTGTIRGVNTLTGYVVTSDGQPLAFALMTSGGAGQTSARAWLDRASAALASCGC; encoded by the coding sequence GTGAGTGCTGCACGACGGGCGCGGGGACGCGCCGGGTGGGTCTGGCCCACCCTGGTGTGGATCGTCGCCCTCACCCTCGTCGCCGCCACCGCTGCGCTGCAGGTGGTCATCCGCCCGCAGCTCGCCGACGACCCGCTCGTGGGCGGGGGACGCCTCGATCGGCCCGCGACCGCGGCGGCGCCGACGGCCGTCCTGCCCGAACTCGCCGCCCCCACCCGCGAGGTGGACGCGGCCACGCTGACCGCCCGCCTGCAGGCGCTGCCCCGCGACGGGCTCGGCGACGTCGCCGGCCTCGTCGTCGACGCCCGCACCGGCGCCGAACTGTTCCGCACCGGGGCGGGGGCCAAGACGCCGGCGTCCAGCATGAAGGTGCTCAGCGGCGCGGTGGCCCTGGACGTGCTGGGCGCCGACACCCGCTTCGAGACCCGCAGCTACCTCACCGGCGACGGCCGCCTCATCCTGCGCGGCGGGGGCGACCCCTTGCTCGCGTCCGCCCATCAGGACGCCTACCCGCACGCCGCCTCCCTGCAGGACCTCGCCGCGCAGACCGCGGCTGCGCTCCAGGCGCGCGGCGTGAGCGCGGTCACGCTCGGCTACGACGCCGGCCTGTTCGGCGGTCCCGCCTGGAACCCCCACTGGCCCGAGACGTTCGCCACCTCGGTCGCCCCGATCACGGCGCTCACCGTCGACCACGCGCGCCCCGACCGGGCGTCCTGGACCCGCAGCCCGGACCCGGCCCGGCTCGCCGCCGACACGTTCGCCGGGCAGTTGGCCGCCCACGGCATCACCGTCTCGGGCACCGCTCCGGCCGCGACGCCGTCGGACGCCACCGAGCTCGCCGCCGTGGCGTCCCTGCCCGTCGGCGTCCTGGTCGAGCGGGTGCTGGGCGACTCCGACAACGACGCCGCCGAGACCCTGCTGTGGCACGTCGCGCTCGCCCGCGGGCGGGCGGCGACGCCCGAGGACGGCGCGGCGGTGCTGGCCGCCGAGCTGAGCCGGCTCGGGCTGTGGAGCGACGGCATGGTCGCGCACGACGGGAACGGCATCTCGGGCGACAACCAGGTCACCCCCGACGCGCTGGTCGGCGCCGTCCGGCTGGGGTTGGAGCGGCCCGACCTGCGCCACCTCATCACCGGGCTGCCCGTCGCCGGCGTCACCGGCACGCTGTACGAGCGCTTCGAGGGCGCCGACGCGCTGGCCGGACGCGGCATGGTCCGCGCCAAGACGGGCACCATCCGCGGCGTCAACACGCTCACCGGTTACGTCGTCACCTCCGACGGCCAGCCGCTCGCGTTCGCGCTGATGACCTCCGGCGGCGCCGGCCAGACCTCGGCGCGCGCCTGGCTGGACCGGGCATCCGCGGCCCTGGCGTCCTGCGGCTGCTGA
- a CDS encoding metallophosphoesterase, with amino-acid sequence MARPRPTRTLAHLSDLHITGDGSLVGGVVDTRARVTAALDVLTSWNVACDAWVFSGDLSDDGTPASYAWLREAVGAASARAGVPVIWANGNHDERDAFRRDLLGEPGGDEPYLAEHALGGLRVLVVDSTVPGLPYGRIEPGTLDWLRERLAEPAAEGTIVVLHHAPLPPAQDGAWGWVLAHPEELAAVLRGSDARAVLAGHFHHAAFGVFAGVGTSVAPALVYTQDLTVGRDLRGQDANPGFSLVECYPDVVTHTVVPLTTGRSVVPTIPAAPLPG; translated from the coding sequence GTGGCCCGACCGCGCCCCACCCGCACGCTCGCGCACCTGAGCGACCTGCACATCACCGGCGACGGCTCCCTCGTCGGCGGGGTCGTGGACACCCGCGCGCGGGTCACGGCGGCCCTGGACGTCCTGACCTCGTGGAACGTCGCCTGCGACGCGTGGGTGTTCTCCGGGGACCTGTCCGACGACGGCACGCCCGCCTCGTACGCGTGGCTCCGCGAGGCCGTCGGGGCGGCGTCCGCGCGGGCCGGGGTCCCGGTGATCTGGGCCAACGGCAACCACGACGAGCGGGACGCCTTCCGGAGGGACCTGCTCGGCGAGCCGGGCGGCGACGAGCCCTACCTGGCCGAGCACGCGCTGGGCGGGCTGCGGGTCCTGGTCGTCGACTCCACCGTGCCGGGCCTGCCGTACGGGCGGATCGAGCCGGGGACGCTGGACTGGCTGCGCGAGCGGCTCGCCGAGCCGGCGGCCGAGGGCACGATCGTGGTGCTGCACCACGCCCCGCTGCCGCCCGCGCAGGACGGCGCGTGGGGGTGGGTGCTGGCGCATCCGGAGGAACTGGCCGCCGTGCTGCGGGGATCCGACGCGCGGGCGGTGCTCGCGGGGCACTTCCACCACGCGGCGTTCGGGGTGTTCGCGGGCGTGGGGACGTCGGTCGCCCCCGCGCTGGTCTACACCCAGGACCTCACCGTCGGGCGCGACCTGCGCGGCCAGGACGCCAACCCGGGCTTCAGCCTGGTCGAGTGCTACCCCGACGTGGTGACGCACACGGTCGTCCCGCTGACCACCGGGCGCTCGGTCGTCCCGACGATCCCGGCGGCGCCGCTGCCGGGCTGA
- a CDS encoding adenosine deaminase, which produces MEWRTPPRAPPRPRRGSRRPAAGRGHAPTPDADRRRDLAVLPKAHLHLHFTGSLSVPTLIDLAAAREVELPEQLIDSIALEVPADKRGWFRFQRLYDVARSVVRGEDALRTVVARAAAEDAAEGSRRLELQVDPTSYAGSVGGLQPALEIVLDEARAASARTGVQVGIIVAGSRIRHPFDARTLARLAARYVGQGPGEVCGFGLSNNEWEGPTDEWDGAFRIARRAGLPGVPHAGELRGPEHVAEVVEALQPTRIGHGVRTVEDPFLLDRIVGAGIAFEVCPASNVQLGVYPTLADVPLRPLLAAGARVALGADDPLLFLSRLTDQYATARGVHGLSDDALAGLARSSIEASFAAETDKRRWLDEVDSWLLASTDERSDVGTAAGRR; this is translated from the coding sequence GTGGAGTGGAGGACGCCGCCCCGCGCGCCGCCCCGGCCCCGACGGGGCAGCCGTCGCCCCGCCGCCGGCCGGGGGCACGCACCCACGCCGGACGCGGATCGCCGCCGCGACCTCGCGGTCCTGCCCAAGGCCCACCTGCACCTGCACTTCACCGGCTCGCTGAGCGTGCCCACCCTGATCGACCTGGCGGCGGCGCGCGAGGTGGAACTCCCCGAGCAGCTCATCGACTCGATCGCGCTGGAGGTGCCGGCCGACAAGCGCGGCTGGTTCCGGTTCCAGCGGCTCTACGACGTGGCCCGCTCCGTCGTCCGCGGCGAGGACGCGCTGCGCACCGTGGTGGCGCGCGCCGCCGCCGAGGACGCCGCGGAGGGGTCGCGTCGCCTGGAACTGCAGGTGGACCCGACCTCGTACGCCGGGTCGGTCGGCGGGCTGCAGCCGGCGCTGGAGATCGTCCTGGACGAGGCGCGCGCGGCGTCGGCGCGCACCGGCGTCCAGGTCGGGATCATCGTCGCCGGGTCGCGGATCCGGCACCCCTTCGACGCACGGACCCTCGCCCGGCTCGCCGCCCGCTACGTCGGCCAGGGCCCCGGCGAGGTGTGCGGGTTCGGCCTGAGCAACAACGAGTGGGAGGGCCCCACCGACGAGTGGGACGGTGCGTTCCGGATCGCGCGGCGCGCGGGGCTGCCCGGCGTCCCGCACGCGGGCGAGCTCCGCGGCCCCGAGCACGTCGCCGAGGTCGTGGAGGCGCTGCAGCCGACCCGGATCGGCCACGGCGTCCGGACCGTGGAGGATCCGTTCCTGCTGGACCGCATCGTGGGGGCCGGCATCGCCTTCGAGGTCTGCCCGGCCTCCAACGTCCAACTGGGGGTCTACCCGACGCTGGCGGACGTGCCGCTGCGTCCGCTGCTGGCCGCCGGCGCCCGGGTCGCCCTCGGCGCGGACGACCCGCTGCTGTTCCTGTCCCGGCTCACCGACCAGTACGCGACGGCGCGCGGCGTGCACGGGCTGAGCGACGACGCCCTCGCCGGCCTGGCGCGGTCCTCGATCGAGGCGAGCTTCGCGGCCGAGACGGACAAGCGTCGATGGCTTGACGAGGTCGATTCGTGGCTCCTAGCGTCGACGGATGAACGATCCGACGTGGGAACCG